The following are from one region of the Streptomyces decoyicus genome:
- a CDS encoding (2Fe-2S)-binding protein encodes MSDDNRHPYQPHPDQGWQPLPQGGEYESEATAFVQLPEGFTTGVYGGGSPRYGTPGTEPLAAPGHGYTPPASFTPHDPTSPATDEGADPAATGQWTMPFADHSAGYADPSAGYPAQAEHAGHHGPSTGYHGDAPEGARSWHGDPVDWPVAGSQEAGGTGTWSVPAAADDGLEESGEYLLGDDGLTGYTGLTGGHPGHPGHSGHPGHSGHPGHPGFTGPGGAAGYQGGYPGAGAYDGAGGTADSGEAAGTGHWNFSAGLNATGGPEPHSAAPHEASRDASHGGAVHDPFAHARDPYAHDAHDAQESGLPDRGAEPDGELPGDGGPSGGDPYGTGAGGLNGAAGAATGHWSLPADALAQWPPAPEAAQPPHDGAPQHHEAAQHHEAPERPDGAADAHGTGGWTIPGAEGEQQDDSGEFAFTDTGGPVAPGASSSPVSSASSAGPGANGLAAAFPERVKHGEHTESGRPTGPDDLAGPAGAGHVGEDAGADEGAGTNESAGTDERADGLRRAGIAGRAEPTEGAGATGNGGPADAEGSADPGGSADTGGSADTGGSADTGGSAELVDAASASASASASVSDLADDPGIDTHDEHPAASYVLRVNGIDRPVTHAWIGESLLYVLRERLGLAGAKDGCSQGECGACSVQVDGRLVASCLVPAATTAGSEVRTVEGLAENGVPSDVQCALAASGAVQCGFCVPGMAMTVHDLLEGNHAPSELETRKALCGNLCRCSGYRGVLDAVDEVVKARAAAAEAAEAAYAPADDAEGAAPPDTARIPHQAGPSDPTGHAPHDQDPHTGGSA; translated from the coding sequence GTGAGCGACGACAACCGTCATCCGTACCAGCCGCACCCCGATCAGGGCTGGCAGCCGCTGCCGCAGGGCGGCGAGTACGAGTCGGAGGCGACGGCCTTCGTACAGCTCCCGGAAGGGTTCACCACCGGGGTCTACGGAGGCGGTTCGCCCCGGTACGGCACCCCGGGCACCGAGCCGCTCGCCGCACCCGGCCACGGCTACACCCCGCCGGCCTCCTTCACCCCGCACGACCCCACGTCGCCGGCTACGGACGAGGGTGCCGATCCGGCGGCCACGGGCCAGTGGACGATGCCCTTCGCGGACCACTCGGCCGGCTACGCCGACCCGTCCGCCGGATACCCGGCCCAGGCGGAGCATGCGGGCCACCACGGCCCGTCCACGGGCTACCACGGCGACGCTCCCGAGGGAGCCCGGTCGTGGCACGGCGACCCGGTGGACTGGCCCGTCGCGGGCAGCCAGGAGGCGGGTGGCACCGGTACCTGGTCGGTCCCCGCGGCGGCGGACGACGGCCTGGAGGAATCCGGCGAATACCTGCTCGGCGACGACGGACTGACGGGGTATACGGGACTTACGGGCGGCCATCCGGGCCACCCCGGTCACTCGGGGCATCCCGGTCACTCGGGTCATCCCGGGCATCCGGGCTTCACGGGCCCCGGGGGCGCCGCCGGTTATCAGGGCGGGTACCCGGGCGCCGGTGCGTACGACGGCGCCGGGGGCACGGCGGACAGCGGCGAGGCCGCCGGGACCGGTCACTGGAACTTCAGCGCCGGGCTGAACGCCACGGGCGGCCCGGAACCACACTCCGCGGCGCCGCATGAGGCCTCGCGCGATGCCTCGCACGGCGGAGCGGTGCACGATCCCTTCGCTCACGCGCGCGATCCGTATGCGCACGACGCACACGACGCGCAGGAGAGCGGCCTGCCGGACCGCGGTGCCGAGCCGGACGGTGAACTGCCCGGCGACGGTGGCCCGTCGGGCGGCGACCCGTACGGGACGGGCGCGGGCGGTCTGAACGGCGCCGCCGGCGCGGCGACCGGACACTGGTCGCTGCCGGCCGACGCACTGGCCCAGTGGCCGCCGGCCCCGGAGGCGGCGCAGCCGCCGCACGACGGGGCGCCGCAGCACCACGAGGCGGCGCAGCACCACGAGGCGCCGGAGCGGCCCGACGGGGCGGCGGACGCGCACGGCACCGGCGGGTGGACGATCCCGGGGGCCGAGGGTGAACAGCAGGACGATTCGGGCGAGTTCGCGTTCACCGACACGGGCGGGCCCGTTGCGCCTGGGGCCTCCTCCTCGCCCGTTTCATCCGCCTCGTCTGCCGGACCGGGTGCCAACGGCCTCGCGGCCGCCTTCCCGGAGCGCGTGAAGCACGGCGAGCACACCGAGTCCGGTCGGCCCACCGGCCCCGACGACCTCGCGGGTCCGGCGGGTGCCGGACACGTCGGCGAGGATGCCGGGGCGGACGAGGGCGCCGGGACGAATGAGAGCGCCGGGACGGACGAGAGAGCCGACGGACTCCGTCGTGCCGGCATCGCCGGCCGGGCGGAGCCCACCGAGGGTGCCGGAGCCACCGGTAACGGGGGCCCCGCCGACGCCGAGGGCTCCGCCGATCCCGGGGGCTCCGCTGACACCGGGGGCTCCGCTGACACCGGGGGCTCCGCCGACACCGGGGGCTCCGCCGAGCTCGTCGACGCCGCCTCCGCATCCGCCTCCGCTTCCGCATCCGTTTCGGACCTCGCGGACGACCCCGGCATCGACACCCACGACGAACACCCCGCCGCCTCCTACGTCCTGCGGGTGAACGGCATCGACCGCCCGGTCACCCACGCCTGGATCGGTGAGTCCCTGCTCTATGTGCTGCGCGAGCGGCTCGGCCTGGCCGGTGCCAAGGACGGCTGTTCGCAGGGCGAGTGCGGGGCCTGCTCCGTCCAGGTGGACGGGCGGCTGGTGGCGTCCTGCCTGGTGCCCGCGGCCACCACCGCCGGCAGTGAGGTCCGTACGGTCGAGGGGCTCGCGGAGAACGGTGTGCCCTCCGACGTGCAGTGCGCGCTCGCCGCCTCCGGTGCGGTGCAGTGCGGCTTCTGCGTACCGGGGATGGCGATGACCGTCCACGACCTCCTGGAGGGCAACCACGCCCCCAGCGAGCTGGAGACCCGTAAGGCGCTGTGCGGCAACCTCTGCCGCTGCTCCGGCTACCGGGGCGTGCTGGACGCCGTCGACGAGGTCGTCAAGGCCCGCGCGGCGGCCGCGGAGGCCGCGGAGGCCGCCTACGCCCCGGCGGACGACGCCGAGGGGGCGGCGCCGCCGGACACCGCCCGTATCCCCCACCAGGCGGGCCCCTCCGACCCCACGGGCCACGCCCCGCACGACCAGGATCCGCACACGGGAGGCTCCGCATGA
- a CDS encoding beta-N-acetylhexosaminidase, translated as MPDTDPTPTAPGGGLVPAPLSIDGPYRSAVRLGADTTLAAAPGTEDTARWLRTTLGAAFGLALPPGSDGATDTLALTLDPALPAEGYRLEAEPRWGVRITGGGPAGVFWGAQTLRQLLGPHAFRRAPLAPGRAAVLPQQTIEDGPRFGWRGMLLDVARHFLPKDGVLRCLDLLAAHKLNVLHLHLTDDQGWRIEIARYPKLTGTGGWRERTKLGHRASPLWDERPHGGYYTQDDIREIVAYAAQRHITVVPEIDIPGHSQAAIAAYPELGNTDVIDTTSLKVWDTWGVNPNVLAPTDNTLRFYEQVLEEVLALFPSPFVHIGGDECPKDQWQASATAQARIAELSLAGEDELQSWFIRHFDRWLADRGRRLIGWDEILEGGLAEGAAVSSWRGYAGGIAAAKSGHDVVMCPEQQVYLDHRQHHSPDEPVPIGFVRTLEDVYRFEPVPPELTADQAAHVLGTQANAWTEVMDSQQRLDYQVFPRLAAFAEVAWSRLPAPADRDYQDFTRRMAVHYARLDALGVDYRPPGGPLPWQKRPGVLGRPIDGAPPNV; from the coding sequence ATGCCGGACACAGACCCCACCCCGACGGCACCGGGCGGCGGCCTGGTCCCGGCGCCCCTGAGCATCGACGGGCCCTACCGCAGCGCCGTCCGCCTGGGCGCGGACACCACGTTGGCGGCCGCACCCGGCACCGAGGACACCGCGCGCTGGCTGCGCACCACCCTCGGCGCGGCCTTCGGCCTGGCGCTGCCGCCCGGCTCCGACGGGGCGACGGACACCCTTGCGCTCACCCTCGACCCGGCCCTCCCCGCGGAGGGCTACCGGCTGGAGGCCGAGCCCCGCTGGGGCGTACGGATCACCGGCGGCGGCCCGGCCGGCGTCTTCTGGGGAGCGCAGACGCTGCGGCAGCTCCTCGGCCCGCACGCCTTCCGCCGGGCGCCGCTCGCCCCCGGGCGCGCGGCCGTCCTGCCGCAGCAGACCATCGAGGACGGTCCCCGCTTCGGCTGGCGCGGCATGCTGCTCGACGTCGCACGGCACTTCCTGCCCAAGGACGGGGTGCTGCGCTGCCTCGACCTGCTCGCCGCCCACAAGCTCAACGTCCTGCACCTCCACCTCACCGACGACCAGGGCTGGCGGATCGAGATCGCGCGCTACCCGAAGCTGACCGGGACCGGCGGCTGGCGGGAGCGCACCAAACTCGGTCACCGGGCCTCCCCCCTCTGGGACGAGCGCCCGCACGGCGGCTACTACACCCAGGACGACATCCGCGAGATCGTCGCCTACGCCGCCCAGCGGCATATCACCGTCGTGCCCGAGATCGACATCCCCGGACACTCGCAGGCCGCCATCGCCGCGTATCCGGAACTCGGCAACACCGACGTCATCGACACCACCTCCCTGAAGGTCTGGGACACCTGGGGCGTCAACCCCAACGTACTGGCACCCACCGACAACACCCTGCGGTTCTACGAGCAGGTGCTCGAGGAGGTCCTCGCGCTCTTCCCCTCGCCCTTCGTGCACATCGGGGGCGACGAGTGCCCCAAGGACCAGTGGCAGGCGTCCGCCACCGCCCAGGCGCGGATCGCCGAGCTGTCACTGGCCGGTGAGGACGAGCTCCAGAGCTGGTTCATCCGGCACTTCGACCGCTGGCTCGCCGACCGCGGCCGCCGCCTGATCGGCTGGGACGAAATCCTGGAGGGCGGACTGGCCGAGGGTGCCGCGGTCTCCTCCTGGCGCGGCTACGCCGGGGGTATCGCCGCCGCGAAATCCGGCCATGACGTCGTGATGTGCCCCGAACAGCAGGTGTACTTGGACCACCGGCAGCATCACTCCCCGGACGAGCCGGTGCCGATCGGCTTCGTACGGACCCTGGAGGACGTCTACCGCTTCGAGCCGGTACCACCGGAGCTGACCGCCGACCAGGCCGCACACGTCCTGGGCACCCAGGCCAATGCCTGGACCGAGGTCATGGACAGTCAGCAGCGCCTCGACTACCAGGTGTTTCCCCGGCTGGCCGCGTTCGCCGAGGTCGCCTGGTCGCGGCTGCCCGCACCGGCCGACCGCGACTACCAGGACTTCACCCGGCGGATGGCCGTCCACTACGCCCGCCTCGACGCCCTCGGTGTCGACTACCGCCCGCCCGGCGGCCCCCTGCCCTGGCAGAAACGGCCCGGCGTGCTCGGACGCCCGATCGACGGGGCGCCCCCAAACGTGTGA
- a CDS encoding DUF3039 domain-containing protein, whose product MSTLEPERGAGTGTLVEPTPQVSHGDGDHERFAHYVQKDKIMASALDGTPVVALCGKVWVPGRDPKKYPVCPMCKEIFESMGAGGDKDKGGKDGGKK is encoded by the coding sequence ATGAGCACTCTTGAGCCCGAGCGCGGGGCAGGTACGGGGACCCTCGTAGAGCCGACACCGCAGGTGTCGCACGGCGACGGCGACCACGAGCGCTTCGCCCACTACGTCCAGAAGGACAAGATCATGGCGAGCGCGCTCGACGGCACCCCCGTCGTGGCGCTGTGCGGCAAGGTCTGGGTCCCGGGCCGCGATCCGAAGAAGTACCCGGTCTGCCCGATGTGCAAGGAGATCTTCGAGTCCATGGGCGCCGGTGGCGACAAGGACAAGGGCGGCAAGGACGGCGGCAAGAAGTAG
- a CDS encoding LysR family transcriptional regulator encodes MNDDSTLHGLDGIELRHLRGFVAVAEERSFTHAADRLRIGQPALTRTVRALESALGARLLDRTTRRVELTDAGRRLYADLAPLLPRLAAALRSPTGPAPLRLGFTSLLPAACTALTAEFEAATGAGVRLVRRDSPLAGLETGDADIVVLRGEVPRDAGLRTTVLLHEPRVAAVPRTPLAAGSRTAGRAPGHAGKDGLTAAQAAALRAVVRRRVLDWAELAELPLVVNTVTGSTRPELWPTGRQPQLACTAGNFDEWLEAVAAGHGVGVAPEPVAQRHTHPGIRYLRLKNAPAVPVHLALPARDAHPPAERFFALGARSRATAGEGPTTPGGCSPDTP; translated from the coding sequence ATGAATGACGACAGCACACTCCACGGCCTCGACGGCATCGAACTGCGGCATCTGCGCGGCTTTGTCGCCGTCGCCGAGGAGCGCAGCTTCACCCACGCCGCCGACCGGCTGCGGATCGGCCAGCCCGCGCTGACCCGGACCGTGCGCGCGCTGGAGAGCGCCCTGGGGGCCCGGCTGCTGGACCGTACGACCCGCCGGGTCGAGCTCACCGACGCCGGCCGCCGGCTCTACGCCGATCTCGCCCCGCTCCTGCCCCGGCTGGCCGCCGCGCTGCGCTCGCCCACCGGGCCCGCACCCCTGCGGCTGGGGTTCACCTCGCTGCTGCCCGCCGCCTGCACCGCGCTCACCGCGGAGTTCGAGGCGGCGACCGGGGCCGGGGTGCGGCTGGTGCGCCGGGACTCCCCGCTCGCCGGGCTGGAGACCGGGGATGCGGACATCGTGGTGCTGCGCGGCGAGGTCCCCCGGGACGCCGGGCTGCGCACCACGGTCCTGCTCCATGAGCCACGGGTGGCCGCGGTGCCCCGTACACCGCTCGCGGCGGGAAGCCGTACGGCCGGGCGCGCGCCGGGCCACGCCGGAAAAGACGGCCTCACGGCGGCCCAGGCGGCCGCCCTTCGGGCCGTGGTCCGGCGCCGGGTGCTGGACTGGGCCGAGCTGGCCGAGCTGCCGCTGGTGGTGAACACCGTCACCGGCAGCACCCGGCCCGAGCTCTGGCCCACCGGCCGGCAGCCCCAACTTGCCTGCACCGCGGGAAATTTCGATGAATGGCTGGAAGCAGTCGCCGCCGGGCACGGGGTCGGGGTGGCCCCGGAGCCGGTGGCCCAGCGGCACACCCACCCGGGGATCCGCTACCTCCGCCTGAAGAACGCGCCGGCCGTGCCCGTCCACCTGGCGCTGCCCGCCCGCGACGCCCATCCGCCGGCCGAGCGCTTCTTCGCCCTGGGAGCCCGGAGCCGGGCGACGGCCGGTGAGGGGCCCACCACTCCTGGCGGGTGCTCCCCGGACACGCCCTAG
- a CDS encoding M20 family metallopeptidase, giving the protein MHKTVNVSVDAMLADLRTLVEIESPSRDLHALTASAEAVAAVIESRLGGRSNLIASDAGPHVHWSAGGDPAVLILGHHDTVFPLGTLERRPFTVEDGHATGPGVFDMLGGLVQAIHGLATLDDRSGVEILVTADEEVGSRSSRALIEERALACGAVLVCEGAAEGGGLKTGRKGCGTFQVSVTGRASHAGLEPAAGVNALIEASHQVLDIAALDRPDIGTTVTPTVASAGTLDNVVPAEATVIVDVRVESADEKDRIEAAFAGLAPHLDEAEIAVQGAVSRPPMPESAAAELFAVARRLLPGIEGMAVGGGSDGNFTAALGVPTLDGLGAVGGGAHADHEYLVIGAMAERADLVAGLVHARQNAAEKESLRDL; this is encoded by the coding sequence ATGCACAAGACCGTAAACGTGAGTGTTGACGCGATGCTTGCGGACCTCAGGACACTCGTCGAAATCGAGTCTCCCTCGCGCGATCTCCACGCCTTGACGGCCTCGGCCGAAGCCGTCGCCGCCGTCATCGAGAGCCGTCTGGGCGGGCGGTCCAACCTCATTGCGAGCGACGCCGGGCCGCACGTCCACTGGTCGGCCGGTGGCGATCCCGCAGTGCTGATCCTCGGTCACCATGACACGGTGTTTCCCCTCGGCACCCTTGAACGGCGCCCGTTCACGGTCGAAGACGGGCATGCCACCGGCCCCGGGGTCTTTGACATGCTGGGCGGTCTGGTGCAGGCCATTCACGGCCTGGCGACGCTCGATGACCGGTCGGGCGTCGAGATCCTGGTGACCGCCGACGAAGAGGTCGGCTCCCGCTCCTCCCGAGCCCTCATCGAAGAACGAGCCCTTGCCTGCGGCGCGGTACTGGTGTGCGAGGGCGCTGCCGAGGGCGGCGGCCTGAAGACCGGCCGTAAAGGCTGCGGCACGTTCCAAGTCTCCGTCACGGGCCGGGCGTCGCACGCAGGCCTTGAGCCCGCGGCCGGGGTCAACGCCCTGATCGAGGCCTCCCACCAGGTACTGGATATCGCAGCGCTCGACAGGCCCGACATCGGCACGACCGTCACCCCGACCGTCGCGTCCGCAGGAACCCTGGACAACGTCGTTCCCGCGGAGGCGACCGTCATCGTCGACGTCCGGGTCGAGTCGGCCGACGAGAAGGACCGCATCGAAGCGGCGTTCGCGGGACTGGCTCCGCATCTCGACGAGGCGGAGATCGCGGTTCAGGGAGCCGTCAGCCGGCCCCCGATGCCCGAGTCGGCGGCGGCAGAACTCTTTGCGGTGGCACGGCGACTGCTTCCCGGCATCGAAGGCATGGCAGTCGGCGGCGGAAGCGACGGCAACTTCACGGCCGCGCTGGGGGTGCCCACCCTCGACGGCCTCGGAGCAGTCGGGGGCGGCGCCCACGCCGACCACGAGTATCTGGTGATCGGCGCCATGGCCGAGCGGGCGGACCTTGTTGCCGGGCTGGTGCACGCGCGGCAGAACGCAGCGGAGAAGGAGAGCCTGCGCGACCTGTGA
- a CDS encoding FAD binding domain-containing protein: MTTHAPHASHTVTLPASLDEAVAALTAMPAAVPVAGGTDLMAAVNAGLLRPAALVGLGRISEIRGWQYLDGHALLGAGLTLARMGRPDFAALIPGLAAAARAAGPPQVRNAGTLGGNIVTSAPTGDTLPVLAALEATVIIAGPGGGRREIPVSHLLAGREMLNPGELVGFVRVPLLHAPQTFLKATGRTGPGRATASVALVLDPARRGVRCAVGAVAAMPLRPLEAEQWVASLIDWDGERGLVPEALTAFGDYVAAACIPDPAPPEDGSEPATLPPAALHLRRTVAALARRALGRALS; the protein is encoded by the coding sequence TTGACCACGCACGCACCGCACGCGTCGCACACGGTGACGTTGCCGGCCTCGCTCGACGAGGCGGTGGCGGCGCTCACGGCCATGCCTGCCGCCGTGCCCGTCGCAGGCGGCACCGATCTCATGGCGGCGGTCAACGCCGGACTCCTCAGACCCGCAGCCCTGGTGGGCCTCGGCCGGATCAGCGAGATCCGCGGCTGGCAGTACCTGGACGGCCATGCGCTGCTCGGCGCCGGCCTCACCCTCGCCCGTATGGGACGCCCCGATTTCGCCGCCCTGATCCCGGGCCTCGCCGCCGCCGCCCGCGCGGCCGGCCCGCCGCAGGTCCGCAACGCAGGCACCCTCGGCGGCAACATCGTGACCTCCGCGCCCACGGGCGACACCCTCCCGGTGCTCGCCGCCCTCGAAGCCACGGTGATCATCGCCGGCCCCGGGGGCGGCCGCCGCGAGATCCCGGTCAGCCATCTCCTGGCCGGCCGGGAGATGCTGAACCCCGGCGAACTCGTCGGCTTCGTACGGGTGCCGCTGCTGCACGCCCCGCAGACCTTCCTCAAGGCCACCGGCCGCACCGGCCCCGGCCGGGCCACCGCCTCCGTGGCGCTCGTCCTGGACCCGGCCAGGCGCGGCGTGCGCTGCGCGGTGGGCGCGGTCGCCGCCATGCCGCTGCGCCCCCTGGAGGCCGAACAGTGGGTGGCCTCGCTCATCGACTGGGACGGCGAACGCGGCCTGGTGCCCGAGGCACTGACGGCCTTCGGTGACTATGTCGCCGCCGCCTGCATCCCGGACCCGGCACCGCCCGAGGACGGTTCGGAACCGGCCACCCTGCCGCCGGCCGCACTGCACCTGCGCCGTACGGTGGCAGCCCTGGCCCGCCGCGCACTTGGGAGGGCGCTCTCGTGA
- a CDS encoding xanthine dehydrogenase family protein molybdopterin-binding subunit, translating to MSGTSDGAGAVTATPAAGVQIPDEQPAHGLGVSLPPADASAKTEGTFPYAADLWAEGLLWAAVLRSPHPRARILSLDTKQAEEMPGVRVVVTHEDVPGDAGHGRGTADRPVFAKDEVRHHGEPIAAVAADHPDTARLAAAAIAVEYEIQEAVTDPQLAFEAEPLHPDGNLIRHIPLRFGDPDVVGEVMVEGLYRIGRQDPAPIGAEAGLAVPRPDGGVEIYTASTDPHTDRDLAAASFGLEPEQVKVVVTGVPGATADREDPGIQLPLGLLALRTGCPVKLAATREESFLSHAHRHPTLLRYRHHADADGKLLKVEAQILMDAGAYADTSADALAAAVSFSCGPYVVPHAVVDGWAVRTNNPPSGHVRGEGAMQVCAAYEGQMDKLAARLGLEPAEIRLRNVMATGDLLPTGQTVTCPAPVAELLHAVKEAPLPELPKDAPEAEWLLPGGPEGAGEPGAVRRGVGYALGMVHMLGAEGTDEVSTATVKVSGSVATVICAAVETGSGFSTLARQIVQETLGVEEVHVAGVDTDQPPAGPACHGRHTWVSGGAVERAAKMVRTQLLQPLAHKFGMSHELLQINDGKITSYDGVLSTTVAEALDGKELWATAQCRPHPTEPLDEGGQGDAFVGLAFCAIRCVADVDIELGTIRVVEMTVAQDVGRVLNPRQLRARIEAGVTQGLGAALMENLRTTRGQVRHPDLTGYALPTALDAPDIRIVKLVEERDVIAPFGAKPASAIPVVTSPAAVASAVRAATGRPIGRLPIRPQAAVAQVVQQ from the coding sequence ATGAGTGGCACGTCCGATGGCGCAGGTGCCGTCACCGCGACCCCTGCGGCGGGCGTCCAGATCCCCGACGAGCAGCCGGCGCACGGCCTGGGCGTCTCCCTGCCGCCCGCCGACGCGTCGGCCAAGACGGAAGGCACCTTCCCGTACGCCGCCGACCTGTGGGCCGAGGGGCTGTTGTGGGCCGCGGTGCTGCGCTCACCGCACCCGCGCGCGCGGATCCTGTCCCTCGACACCAAGCAGGCCGAGGAGATGCCGGGCGTCCGGGTCGTCGTCACACACGAGGACGTTCCCGGTGACGCGGGGCACGGCCGGGGCACCGCCGACCGCCCGGTCTTCGCCAAGGACGAGGTCCGCCACCACGGCGAGCCGATCGCCGCGGTGGCCGCCGACCACCCCGACACGGCGCGGCTGGCCGCCGCCGCCATCGCCGTCGAGTACGAGATCCAGGAGGCGGTCACCGACCCCCAACTGGCTTTCGAGGCGGAGCCGTTGCACCCGGACGGCAACCTCATCCGGCACATCCCGCTCCGCTTCGGCGACCCCGATGTCGTGGGCGAGGTGATGGTCGAGGGGCTCTACCGGATCGGCCGCCAGGACCCGGCGCCCATCGGGGCCGAGGCCGGGCTCGCGGTGCCGCGCCCCGATGGCGGCGTGGAGATCTACACCGCCTCCACGGACCCGCACACCGACCGTGATCTGGCCGCCGCCTCCTTCGGCCTGGAACCGGAGCAGGTCAAGGTCGTGGTGACCGGCGTGCCCGGTGCCACCGCCGACCGCGAGGACCCCGGCATCCAGCTGCCGCTCGGCCTGCTGGCGCTGCGTACGGGCTGCCCCGTCAAGCTCGCCGCCACCCGCGAGGAGTCCTTCCTCTCGCACGCCCACCGCCACCCCACGCTGCTGCGCTACCGCCACCACGCGGACGCCGACGGCAAGTTGCTCAAGGTGGAGGCGCAGATCCTCATGGACGCCGGCGCCTACGCCGACACCTCCGCCGATGCGCTCGCCGCCGCCGTCTCCTTCTCCTGCGGCCCGTACGTCGTCCCGCACGCCGTCGTCGACGGCTGGGCGGTGCGCACCAACAACCCGCCGTCCGGCCATGTGCGCGGCGAGGGCGCGATGCAGGTCTGCGCCGCCTACGAGGGCCAGATGGACAAGCTGGCCGCCCGGTTGGGCCTGGAGCCCGCCGAGATCCGGCTGCGCAATGTCATGGCCACCGGCGATCTGCTGCCCACGGGGCAGACCGTGACCTGTCCGGCTCCGGTCGCCGAACTCCTGCACGCCGTCAAGGAAGCGCCGCTTCCCGAGCTGCCCAAGGACGCGCCCGAAGCGGAGTGGCTGCTGCCGGGCGGCCCCGAGGGTGCGGGCGAGCCGGGCGCGGTGCGCCGCGGCGTCGGCTACGCGCTGGGCATGGTGCACATGCTCGGCGCGGAGGGCACCGACGAGGTCTCCACCGCGACCGTCAAGGTCAGCGGCTCGGTCGCCACCGTCATCTGCGCCGCCGTCGAGACCGGATCCGGGTTCTCCACGCTGGCGCGGCAGATCGTGCAGGAGACGCTCGGCGTCGAAGAAGTGCATGTCGCGGGCGTCGACACCGACCAGCCGCCGGCCGGCCCGGCCTGCCACGGGCGGCACACCTGGGTCTCCGGTGGAGCCGTCGAGCGCGCCGCCAAGATGGTCCGTACGCAGCTGTTGCAGCCGCTGGCCCACAAGTTCGGGATGTCCCACGAGCTGCTCCAGATCAACGACGGCAAGATCACGTCGTACGACGGGGTGCTCAGCACCACCGTCGCCGAGGCGCTGGACGGCAAGGAACTGTGGGCGACCGCCCAGTGCCGTCCGCACCCGACCGAGCCGCTGGACGAGGGCGGCCAGGGCGATGCGTTCGTGGGGCTCGCCTTCTGCGCGATCCGCTGCGTCGCCGATGTCGACATCGAGCTGGGCACCATCCGGGTCGTGGAGATGACCGTCGCCCAGGACGTGGGCCGGGTGCTCAACCCCCGCCAGCTGCGGGCCCGTATCGAGGCCGGCGTCACCCAGGGCCTGGGCGCCGCCCTGATGGAGAACCTGCGCACCACCCGCGGTCAGGTCCGCCATCCCGACCTGACCGGCTATGCGCTGCCGACCGCCCTCGACGCTCCGGACATCCGCATCGTCAAGCTCGTCGAGGAACGGGACGTGATCGCCCCCTTCGGCGCCAAGCCCGCCAGCGCGATCCCGGTCGTCACCTCACCGGCCGCCGTGGCCTCCGCTGTCCGCGCCGCCACCGGCCGCCCCATCGGCCGCCTCCCGATCCGCCCGCAGGCGGCGGTGGCGCAGGTGGTGCAGCAGTAG
- a CDS encoding MFS transporter, which translates to MRKVGLLTLGAFTLGLDAYVMAGVLPVLADDIGTRVSLAGQLVTVFTLAYALSAPLVAGLLSGVRPRALILAALAVFTLGNSATALAPSLGTLLLARGVAGAGAGVYSALSTAAAAALVPPERRGRALALVMGGMSAGTVLGVPIGVLLAEHTGWRATMWLLTGLGAGALAGLAALLPPVPAEPVVPVRARLAALTDRAVAPVVAVSFLAAVASLGLYTYLAPVLAAAGGVGEVAPYLWAWGAGGVLGSVLAGPLVDRTGRARMLTGGVLAVIVPALALLPVLAAAALPGAVVALVAWGAAGWALQVPQQHRLLALRAERGTIALALNNSALYLGSAVGSALGGLALGAGLAPYALPWVAAGVAATGLALHLAAGRRSRVAARVSTLGCYEHS; encoded by the coding sequence GTGCGCAAGGTCGGGCTGCTGACGCTGGGGGCCTTCACCCTCGGTCTGGACGCGTATGTGATGGCCGGGGTGCTGCCGGTCCTGGCGGACGACATCGGGACCCGGGTGTCGCTGGCCGGCCAACTGGTCACGGTCTTCACCCTGGCGTACGCGCTCTCCGCGCCGTTGGTCGCCGGGCTGCTCTCCGGCGTACGGCCCCGTGCGCTGATCCTGGCCGCGCTGGCGGTCTTCACGCTCGGCAACAGCGCGACGGCGCTGGCCCCCTCGCTGGGGACGCTGCTCCTCGCCCGGGGCGTCGCGGGGGCCGGTGCCGGGGTCTACTCGGCGCTGTCCACGGCGGCGGCCGCCGCACTGGTGCCGCCCGAGCGGCGCGGCCGGGCACTGGCCCTGGTGATGGGCGGCATGAGCGCGGGCACCGTACTGGGCGTACCGATCGGGGTACTGCTGGCCGAGCACACCGGCTGGCGGGCCACGATGTGGCTGCTGACGGGGCTCGGCGCCGGCGCGCTGGCCGGGCTGGCGGCGCTGCTGCCGCCGGTCCCGGCCGAGCCCGTGGTGCCGGTACGCGCCCGGCTGGCGGCCCTCACGGACCGTGCGGTGGCCCCCGTCGTGGCGGTGTCCTTCCTGGCCGCGGTGGCCAGCCTCGGGCTGTACACCTACCTTGCGCCGGTGCTGGCCGCGGCGGGCGGTGTCGGCGAGGTGGCCCCGTACTTGTGGGCCTGGGGCGCCGGCGGGGTGCTGGGCAGCGTGCTGGCCGGGCCGCTGGTGGACCGCACGGGGCGGGCGCGGATGCTGACCGGAGGGGTGCTGGCGGTGATCGTGCCGGCGCTGGCGCTGCTGCCGGTGCTGGCCGCCGCTGCGCTGCCCGGCGCGGTGGTCGCGCTGGTGGCGTGGGGTGCGGCGGGCTGGGCGCTTCAGGTGCCCCAGCAGCACCGGTTGCTGGCGCTGCGCGCCGAGCGCGGCACCATCGCCCTCGCCCTGAACAACTCGGCCCTCTATCTGGGCAGCGCGGTCGGCTCGGCGCTCGGCGGGCTGGCGCTCGGGGCGGGGCTGGCGCCGTACGCGCTGCCGTGGGTGGCCGCCGGGGTGGCGGCGACGGGTCTCGCGCTCCACCTGGCGGCGGGCCGACGCTCCCGGGTTGCGGCGCGCGTGAGTACCCTTGGCTGTTATGAGCACTCTTGA